The Lepeophtheirus salmonis chromosome 6, UVic_Lsal_1.4, whole genome shotgun sequence DNA window GTAATTAGGACCGTATTTTTTTACGGAAAAATAAACCTTCCGAAATGCCTTTATGGAATCggttatttatcaatttattatcaactaattattaacaactataatataaaaaatgttaattaaaatacttatctttttgtataaaaataaatatctctttaaaaactcttaataaaaactaactcaaagagaaacaaaaaaattgaggaatCACACAGGGTCAGTGTATGGCCAATCGGGGATGTAACCTATCTGatatgaatttcaaaattttgtaaaactttaacTATGTACTATCATTATTAAACAATAACAATGTATATTAAACATGTTTTgttgccttttggaaaaagtcAGTTATGTTGCTGTACGAAATGCGAAAAAACATgacataatgaacaaaaaattcacAGGGCCCAAGAATATATAGAagcaggggtgtccgcagggggtggcCTGGAGGGTTTGTAGACTCCctccaattaaggaattttttgtttctactagaaaatgtattatttgattatttttttcaataaatgtattattttaaatttaattattgattttttttccaaaaaatttaatatttcaaatttaatttaatttttccattttttttcaaaaaatatattttttcaattttttttccaaaaatatattttttcaaatagacaAACTGAAAACTGTCGATTAATCACATTGTAAGAAGGATAATGTCAAGTCGATTAAActctcaataaatttattttttaacgaataaaaagaaataagaatcaactttattttgtcCTTCCATTAAATGGTTATTACATCATAActgaacaaatttatttaaaatgatacaaaatgataattatttaattactgaatCTCAAATGACTGCGTATAATGtctattttttgtacaatatgtatgtatgtacgcaaattaattgatataagttCTATCTACTCTCTCAGCCAAAGTTGCCGTTCACTGGCAAGAAAATATGTCTTGGATTCCTTCTTCTATTGAATGCCCTCGAGAAGATTCCTTCAGCAGCAAAAAAGTTATTCCGCCGTGTTGGATAGCGGGATCGAAAGAGTCGGAATCTTTTTCTAGGgttcttttttacttttgatttatttttagaatgacgGGGATATTGGTACTGCTGATGTTGGGGAGCTCTGTACCTTGGAACTGTCTGTCCAATAACTGCCAAATTAGGTGCTTCCACGATAGTAATGGGACTCTTTGTTTTCATAAAGAGAATAGCATTAAAATCGGAGAGGGAAGTGGATCGAGGTTTTCCTAGTTCCGTGATGGCTTTATTGCCCTTTTCATAGCGAGTGGGTTCGTCTTGAATAGGCCAACTTGGATAAAAGGGTCGAGGGCTGATTGGGATAATGGCATTGGAACTGTAGGATTGAGTGGTATTTAAAGTAACTCTGCTGTTCTTGTATTTATTCACCCCACTACGAGGAGAAGGATTCTTGATGACACTTTTTGAATTCAAGTGAATATCCCCGAAATCCTctttcattttctcaattttaatatgaaaatcacTTGGAGGAAAAGGAAAGAAATCTGAAAACACAAGGGGATCCTTGATCGCATTTATTTGCTCGTTAATTTCCTCCGGAAGACCCTTGGACTGAGGGCCACCTTCCCCTATGTGTGACTCAAGATTTTTTGGAGACGGGAGAACCTTGATGGACTCAACGCCCAAGTAGACTTCatctacatttttaaagttatcatGATTGTCGTCTTGAAGTTGCCAATCACCCTTGCGAGGAAGGGACTTCCCTTCTCCATCCATTGGGGATAATAACAGAGGGATTTCTCGAGCATCTTCATCGATAATTGTGTGTACTACACTGAGTGATCCAAGAATTAATAGAAGTATTCGTTGAAGCATAATTTCCTTGATCATTGACTCATTTTTGTAGAGATTCCCTGTAAATATACTAAGTATTATATGTTTATCGTAATATACATCTGCAataaatcaacacaaaaacatttttgaacaaaaataaaaaaaggaaatatgtgcaatttattttttatgtcatagtatatacatacaactcaatatttcagtcaattatatGGTTTGAATGGAAGTATCCGgaatgaattgagatacccaaaaatgttaactatagtttaaagcctaaatttcattttttacgaCTATTTGCATGGGTTTCcgtaagattatatatataattttttttaagggggccttcgtttttatttatttataaagaaatgcaaaaattaaatcaaatttaaaaaaactttttcctgaatcaaaccatatattcagacaaattatatatatttcaaaatgttatcatTTGGGAAAGCGTGAAAGGGAGAGGATTCAAGGGATCAAAGTTCAAAGCATACTAAAGAatcttattctttttaaaaaatcaatcatcattaatgtagttgtaatttttatttagaatactgattatgagaaaagaaggaaaaaatcgacagctgtttacaaaattCAATGGATAATGTGAGATTAACGAGGTAAGTTTATGTATAAAAGAGTGGTCCTTGCTCCAGGACTTcattcttgtatatatattatgtatttcgTAGGGCTcaacatcattaattatttttagaagacGGTTCACATATGTTACATATGACGAATTACCTAATtatacttacacttataatatacatagaaaaatattcttgtgAAATAATAGCTTATAGGGACATTTCCAAATTTTCCTTCATCgaacttaaaaaacaaaaataaaaacagtggAAATCATATTATGCAATTTTCaagttcaaaaatgactttgataaattcatatatgactttgtatttttcctCCTTtgttattgattgatttttaaagtaaataagcACATAGTGAGttgtcaaattatataaattaaattaacgaaacaaatgacaaatattttgatatcataaaagaaatattaacttttataatactata harbors:
- the LOC139905794 gene encoding uncharacterized protein, with translation MIKEIMLQRILLLILGSLSVVHTIIDEDAREIPLLLSPMDGEGKSLPRKGDWQLQDDNHDNFKNVDEVYLGVESIKVLPSPKNLESHIGEGGPQSKGLPEEINEQINAIKDPLVFSDFFPFPPSDFHIKIEKMKEDFGDIHLNSKSVIKNPSPRSGVNKYKNSRVTLNTTQSYSSNAIIPISPRPFYPSWPIQDEPTRYEKGNKAITELGKPRSTSLSDFNAILFMKTKSPITIVEAPNLAVIGQTVPRYRAPQHQQYQYPRHSKNKSKVKKNPRKRFRLFRSRYPTRRNNFFAAEGIFSRAFNRRRNPRHIFLPVNGNFG